One genomic window of Rhizomicrobium sp. includes the following:
- a CDS encoding F0F1 ATP synthase subunit delta yields the protein MATEQQHETGIAGRYATAIFELAEDGKSLPAVEKDFAALRELLAESADLTRLVRSPVFASDDQARALKAVLERIGASDLGTKFVLVLAAKRRLFYLTDIIKSFERILATRRGEVQAQVTSARKLNDGETAELKAALKGKLGREPRLETKVDPTLLGGLVVKVGSRMIDTSLRTKLNGIRAAMRGN from the coding sequence GTGGCTACCGAACAGCAGCACGAAACCGGCATCGCGGGACGCTACGCCACCGCCATTTTCGAATTGGCGGAGGACGGCAAATCCCTCCCCGCCGTCGAGAAGGATTTCGCCGCTCTGCGCGAGCTGCTGGCGGAAAGCGCCGATCTCACCCGCCTCGTCCGCTCTCCGGTGTTCGCGAGCGACGACCAGGCCCGCGCCCTGAAGGCGGTGCTGGAGCGCATCGGCGCTTCCGATCTCGGGACCAAATTCGTGCTGGTGCTCGCCGCCAAGCGCCGGCTGTTCTATCTGACCGACATCATCAAGAGCTTCGAGCGCATCCTGGCGACGCGCCGCGGCGAAGTGCAGGCGCAGGTCACAAGCGCCCGCAAGCTCAACGACGGCGAGACCGCCGAATTGAAGGCGGCGCTCAAGGGCAAGCTCGGCCGCGAGCCGCGCCTCGAAACCAAAGTCGATCCCACTTTGCTCGGCGGCCTCGTCGTGAAGGTGGGCTCGCGCATGATCGATACATCGCTCCGCACCAAGCTGAACGGCATCCGTGCGGCCATGAGAGGTAACTGA
- a CDS encoding helix-turn-helix domain-containing protein, with the protein MKQGNIHETGDCRAVSGVLARIGDKWSVLIVSRLGARAMRFGELKRDIGGISQRMLTLTLRGLERDGLVTRTVFMTIPPRVDYALTALGRSLLEPVSALRAWALANIGRLETARAAFDAAAPDAAPKIPVRPAPSAGPARVEAANERKRLRA; encoded by the coding sequence ATGAAACAGGGTAACATCCATGAAACCGGCGACTGCCGCGCGGTCTCCGGCGTGCTGGCGCGGATCGGCGACAAATGGTCGGTCCTGATCGTCAGCCGGCTCGGCGCCCGCGCCATGCGGTTCGGCGAGCTGAAGCGCGACATCGGCGGGATCTCCCAGCGCATGCTCACCCTGACCTTAAGGGGGCTGGAGCGCGACGGATTGGTCACCCGTACCGTCTTTATGACGATTCCGCCGCGGGTCGACTACGCGCTGACCGCGCTCGGCCGCTCGCTGCTGGAGCCGGTCAGCGCCTTGAGGGCGTGGGCGCTCGCGAATATCGGCAGACTGGAGACCGCCCGCGCGGCGTTCGACGCGGCCGCGCCGGACGCCGCGCCGAAAATCCCCGTGCGCCCGGCGCCGTCAGCCGGCCCAGCTCGCGTCGAAGCCGCGAACGAACGGAAAAGACTGCGCGCCTGA
- a CDS encoding NAD(P)H-dependent oxidoreductase yields the protein MALKLHTVIGTTRPGRQGPIIAQWFHGAAKAHGNFDAELIDLADFELPLYDEPHHPMRRQYEHAHTKKWSASVDAADAFVFVIPEYDYMPPPAFVNAIDYLFWEWQYKPAAFVSYGGVSGGLRSAQVARSHVSTLKMMPIPEGVALPGVFAQIKDGKFEANELNLQGVAATLNELHKWSTALAPLREQIRKPK from the coding sequence ATGGCCTTGAAGCTTCACACCGTCATCGGCACCACGCGTCCCGGCCGCCAAGGGCCGATCATCGCTCAATGGTTCCACGGCGCCGCCAAGGCGCACGGCAATTTCGACGCCGAGCTGATCGACCTGGCGGATTTCGAACTGCCGCTTTACGACGAGCCGCATCATCCGATGCGCCGGCAATACGAGCACGCCCACACCAAGAAATGGTCGGCCAGCGTGGACGCCGCGGATGCCTTCGTGTTCGTGATCCCGGAATACGATTACATGCCGCCGCCGGCCTTCGTGAACGCGATCGACTACCTGTTCTGGGAATGGCAGTACAAGCCGGCCGCCTTCGTCAGCTATGGCGGCGTGTCCGGCGGCCTGCGCTCGGCACAGGTGGCGCGGTCGCATGTGTCGACGCTCAAGATGATGCCGATCCCCGAAGGTGTGGCGCTGCCGGGCGTCTTCGCCCAGATCAAGGACGGCAAGTTCGAGGCCAATGAGCTGAACCTGCAGGGCGTCGCCGCGACGCTGAACGAGCTGCACAAATGGTCGACCGCGCTGGCCCCGCTGCGCGAACAGATCCGCAAGCCGAAGTGA
- the lepB gene encoding signal peptidase I, with amino-acid sequence MEFLNSAWSVVKRILDVEDGKGVARAVLEPIAIIAITFASTTAIAQPFYVPSGSMQPTLAIGDAFVAAKYPYGYSRYSVPFGLGPASTGRLLQTMPKQGDVVVFRLPRDPSQTYIKRVIGLPGDRVQMIDGHLWINGKELALKANGDGQVEAEDGTITASPRYIETLPNGVSHPIFKWNWEGPGDNTQIFVVPAGHLFMMGDNRDNSLDSRWSAEQQGVGFVPVENLVGRAEFVVGSYDFLNAHAIWSWIGEFRLSRVFNSVN; translated from the coding sequence ATGGAATTCCTGAATTCGGCCTGGTCGGTGGTCAAACGCATCCTCGATGTCGAGGACGGCAAGGGCGTGGCGCGCGCCGTGCTCGAACCCATCGCGATCATCGCCATCACTTTCGCTTCCACCACCGCCATCGCCCAGCCCTTCTATGTGCCCTCGGGCTCGATGCAGCCGACGCTCGCCATCGGCGATGCCTTCGTCGCGGCGAAGTATCCCTATGGCTACAGCCGCTATTCGGTGCCGTTCGGGCTGGGGCCCGCCTCCACCGGTCGGCTGCTGCAGACGATGCCCAAGCAGGGCGACGTCGTGGTATTCCGCCTGCCGCGCGATCCGAGCCAGACCTATATCAAGCGGGTCATCGGCCTGCCCGGCGACCGCGTGCAGATGATCGACGGCCATCTGTGGATCAACGGCAAGGAACTGGCGCTGAAGGCGAACGGCGACGGCCAGGTCGAGGCCGAGGACGGCACGATCACCGCCTCGCCGCGCTATATCGAGACGCTGCCCAACGGCGTGTCGCATCCGATCTTCAAATGGAACTGGGAAGGCCCGGGCGACAACACACAGATTTTCGTCGTGCCGGCCGGCCACCTTTTCATGATGGGCGACAACCGCGACAACTCGCTCGACAGCCGCTGGTCGGCGGAGCAGCAGGGCGTCGGCTTCGTGCCGGTGGAGAACCTCGTCGGCCGCGCCGAGTTCGTCGTCGGCTCCTACGATTTCCTCAACGCGCATGCGATCTGGTCGTGGATCGGCGAATTCCGCCTATCGCGCGTGTTCAACAGCGTGAATTGA
- the queF gene encoding preQ(1) synthase produces the protein MAKKLTQLGRPVPVPASPDKAILEAVPNPQAGESYVVRFTAPEFTSLCPVTGQPDFAHFVIDYVPGAKIVESKSLKLFLFSFRNHAAFHEDCTVYIGKRIAGAIRPRFLRIAGYWYPRGGIPIDVFWQTGKLPSGVWLPETGVAPYRGRG, from the coding sequence ATGGCGAAGAAGCTTACCCAACTGGGCCGTCCGGTGCCGGTTCCGGCCTCGCCGGACAAGGCGATCCTGGAAGCGGTTCCCAATCCGCAGGCCGGCGAGAGCTATGTCGTGCGCTTCACCGCGCCGGAATTCACCTCGCTCTGCCCGGTGACCGGCCAGCCGGATTTCGCGCATTTTGTGATCGACTATGTTCCTGGCGCGAAGATCGTCGAGTCGAAATCGCTGAAGCTGTTCCTGTTCAGCTTCCGCAACCACGCGGCGTTCCACGAGGACTGCACGGTCTATATCGGCAAGCGCATCGCCGGCGCGATCAGGCCGCGCTTCCTGCGCATCGCCGGCTACTGGTATCCGCGCGGCGGAATTCCGATCGACGTGTTCTGGCAGACCGGCAAGCTGCCGTCCGGCGTGTGGCTGCCCGAGACGGGCGTGGCGCCCTATCGCGGCCGCGGCTGA
- a CDS encoding GNAT family N-acetyltransferase, with protein sequence MEVEIVPVRESDKALLWDRFQDYALELTRYGTHERVNGVFEYPYFDLYWREPNRYPFWAIVDGRRVAFALVHCLDGVTEMAEFYSFPENRRTGAALQFAQAILERFPGPWELTQYRANEAAVAFWRRVIGERPYTEDSYIGGSGIERLRQTFSVA encoded by the coding sequence ATGGAAGTCGAGATCGTGCCGGTGCGCGAAAGCGACAAGGCGCTGCTGTGGGACAGGTTCCAGGACTATGCGCTGGAGCTGACGCGCTACGGCACGCATGAGCGCGTGAACGGCGTCTTCGAATATCCGTATTTCGATCTTTATTGGCGCGAGCCCAACCGCTACCCGTTCTGGGCCATCGTCGACGGCCGGCGCGTGGCTTTCGCGCTGGTGCATTGCCTGGACGGCGTCACCGAGATGGCCGAGTTCTACAGCTTCCCGGAAAACCGCCGCACCGGCGCGGCGCTGCAATTCGCGCAAGCGATCCTGGAGCGCTTCCCCGGCCCCTGGGAGCTGACGCAATACCGCGCCAACGAAGCCGCCGTGGCGTTCTGGCGCCGCGTGATCGGAGAACGACCGTACACGGAAGACTCTTATATTGGCGGCTCCGGCATCGAACGGCTGCGGCAGACTTTTTCGGTCGCTTAA
- a CDS encoding SHOCT domain-containing protein, with protein MPATAVYNVAMTPGDAFDYTRGALQASGAVLGAQIPPTSLDFALTRKDADTGSMDVTMPGRAVVAAAPEGASTVTLVIEPATQFVVYALGIGLVALVFGGFFFSSLNSLWFLIVIAAEGYLFWSVFNKWPADTLARIGVKMRASPSVSGGAPAVQPTAPIFTPPPSTAPSAADIADQIRHLAELRDQGHLTQEEFDAKKAELLKRI; from the coding sequence ATGCCGGCGACGGCGGTCTACAATGTGGCGATGACGCCGGGCGACGCGTTCGACTACACGCGCGGCGCGCTGCAGGCGTCCGGCGCGGTCCTCGGCGCCCAGATTCCGCCGACCAGTCTCGACTTCGCGCTGACCCGCAAGGATGCCGACACCGGCTCGATGGACGTGACCATGCCGGGACGCGCGGTGGTCGCGGCGGCGCCGGAGGGGGCTTCCACCGTCACGCTGGTGATCGAGCCGGCGACCCAGTTCGTGGTCTATGCGCTGGGCATCGGCCTGGTGGCGCTGGTGTTCGGCGGATTCTTCTTCAGCAGCCTGAACAGCCTGTGGTTCCTGATCGTGATCGCCGCCGAGGGCTATCTGTTCTGGAGCGTGTTCAACAAATGGCCGGCCGACACGCTGGCGAGGATCGGCGTCAAGATGCGCGCCTCGCCCAGCGTCAGCGGCGGCGCGCCGGCGGTGCAGCCCACGGCCCCGATCTTCACGCCGCCGCCCTCGACGGCGCCCAGCGCCGCCGACATCGCCGACCAGATCCGCCACCTCGCGGAGCTGCGCGACCAGGGGCATCTGACCCAGGAAGAATTCGACGCGAAGAAGGCGGAGCTGCTGAAGCGGATTTGA